In a genomic window of Amycolatopsis japonica:
- a CDS encoding GlxA family transcriptional regulator, producing MRRLAVVVFNGASLGAMSFAFGVFEMASAFGELPDLDLKVVGGEPDTALRGGGLTVPVPEDLDAVRNADLVLVPNWRSPMEDPPEAALAALRSAHDRGARVAGLCSGAFVLAAAGLLDGRPATTHWAMAPLLAARFPAVRLDESVLYIDDGDILTAGGGAAGMDLGLHLIRSWCGAEVANRLAKGMVVPPHRAGGQAQYIESPMPELDEGDPVSETMAWALTRLDTALPVDELARRAHMSRRNYDRRFREITGAAPGTWLTHQRVIRAQQLLESTDLPVDEIARYCGFSSSAALRPHFRRQVGVTPVSYRETFGTRLGVPEPMLS from the coding sequence ATGAGACGGCTGGCCGTAGTGGTCTTCAACGGGGCGTCGCTCGGCGCGATGTCCTTCGCGTTCGGGGTGTTCGAGATGGCTTCGGCCTTCGGGGAGCTACCCGACCTCGACCTCAAGGTCGTCGGCGGTGAACCGGACACCGCCTTGCGAGGCGGCGGCCTGACCGTACCGGTCCCCGAAGACCTCGACGCGGTCCGGAACGCGGACTTGGTGCTGGTCCCCAACTGGCGGTCGCCGATGGAGGATCCGCCGGAAGCGGCGCTGGCGGCGCTCCGCTCGGCGCACGACCGTGGTGCCCGGGTGGCCGGACTGTGCAGCGGAGCCTTCGTGCTGGCCGCCGCCGGGCTGCTCGACGGCCGCCCCGCGACCACGCACTGGGCGATGGCGCCACTGCTCGCGGCCCGCTTCCCCGCCGTCCGCCTCGACGAGTCCGTGCTCTACATCGACGACGGCGACATCCTGACCGCGGGCGGTGGTGCGGCGGGGATGGACCTCGGCCTGCACCTGATCCGCTCCTGGTGCGGCGCGGAGGTGGCGAACCGGCTGGCGAAGGGCATGGTCGTCCCGCCACACCGAGCCGGTGGGCAGGCGCAGTACATCGAATCGCCGATGCCGGAACTCGACGAGGGCGACCCGGTGTCGGAGACGATGGCCTGGGCGCTGACCAGGCTGGACACGGCGCTCCCGGTCGACGAACTCGCCAGGCGGGCGCATATGAGCAGGCGCAACTACGACCGCCGGTTCCGCGAGATCACGGGCGCCGCGCCCGGTACCTGGCTCACGCATCAGCGCGTCATCCGGGCGCAGCAGTTGCTCGAATCCACCGATCTCCCGGTCGACGAGATCGCCAGGTACTGCGGGTTCTCCTCGTCGGCCGCGCTCCGGCCGCATTTCCGCCGCCAGGTCGGGGTCACGCCGGTGTCGTATCGGGAGACGTTCGGGACCAGGCTGGGCGTGCCGGAACCCATGCTGTCTTGA
- a CDS encoding AMP-binding protein, which produces MTEAHVRRLLEVYDDERASAATLLCDRHPAEAVAFTVVEADLTSVDLTYGELRERSERFAGALLGLGVGPGDRVATLMGKSAELVVALLAIWRLGAVHVPLFTAFAPPAIALRITGNGTKAVIADADQRAKLTPSADLPADPSRRTVVVGEGEDGDLSFREMLADAAPLPGSAETGGAGVLVELFTSGTTGTPKAVPIPLRALAGFQAYQDFALDVRADDVFWNAADPGWAYGLYYAIMTPMATGRRSLLLHAGFSAELTWAVLEKFGVTNFAAAPTVYRALRNSAAPVPDGLRLRHCSSAGEPLTPDVLEWASAKLGVGVYDHYGQTELGMVVGNAWHPDLRSEVKPGSMGRVLPGFAVEVLREDADVIAEPGERGRVALDLSASPLVWFRGYRDAPERTAARFSPDGRWYYTGDVAAKDASGYLTFASRDDDVILMAGYRIGPFDVESVLQQHPAVAECAVIGVPDELRGEVVVAYVVARDGVSADSALVSELQQLVKTRFAAHAYPREVRFVPELPKTPSGKIQRFLLRKRHSNAELA; this is translated from the coding sequence ATGACCGAAGCTCACGTCCGGCGGTTGCTCGAGGTCTACGACGACGAGCGGGCCAGTGCGGCGACGCTGTTGTGCGACCGGCATCCGGCGGAGGCGGTCGCGTTCACCGTGGTCGAGGCGGATCTGACCAGTGTGGACCTCACCTACGGCGAGCTGCGTGAGCGGTCCGAACGCTTCGCCGGGGCGCTGCTCGGTCTCGGGGTCGGACCGGGGGACCGGGTGGCGACGCTGATGGGCAAGTCGGCGGAGCTCGTGGTGGCGCTGCTCGCGATCTGGCGGCTGGGCGCGGTGCACGTCCCGCTGTTCACCGCGTTCGCGCCGCCCGCCATCGCGCTGCGTATCACCGGCAACGGTACGAAGGCCGTCATCGCCGACGCCGATCAGCGCGCGAAGCTGACGCCGTCCGCCGATCTGCCCGCCGACCCGTCGCGGCGGACCGTGGTGGTCGGAGAAGGCGAGGACGGCGACCTGTCGTTCCGCGAGATGCTGGCCGACGCCGCGCCGCTGCCGGGATCCGCGGAGACCGGTGGTGCCGGCGTCTTGGTCGAGCTGTTCACTTCCGGGACCACGGGCACGCCCAAAGCCGTCCCGATTCCCCTCCGCGCGCTCGCGGGTTTCCAGGCGTACCAAGATTTCGCGCTCGACGTCCGCGCCGACGACGTCTTCTGGAACGCCGCAGACCCTGGCTGGGCCTACGGGCTGTACTACGCGATCATGACGCCGATGGCGACCGGCAGGCGGAGTCTGTTGCTGCACGCGGGTTTCTCCGCCGAACTGACCTGGGCTGTACTGGAGAAGTTCGGCGTCACCAACTTCGCCGCCGCGCCGACGGTGTACCGCGCGCTCCGGAACTCGGCCGCCCCGGTGCCGGACGGCCTCCGGCTGCGGCACTGTTCATCGGCGGGGGAACCGCTGACGCCGGACGTCCTGGAGTGGGCGTCAGCCAAGCTCGGCGTCGGCGTTTACGACCACTATGGACAGACGGAGCTCGGCATGGTGGTCGGCAACGCGTGGCATCCGGACCTCCGCTCGGAGGTCAAACCCGGTTCGATGGGGCGCGTCCTGCCGGGCTTCGCCGTCGAGGTCCTCCGAGAAGACGCCGACGTGATCGCCGAGCCGGGAGAACGCGGACGCGTCGCCCTGGACCTCTCGGCGAGTCCGCTGGTGTGGTTCCGGGGCTACCGCGACGCGCCCGAGCGCACCGCCGCGCGGTTCAGCCCCGACGGACGCTGGTACTACACCGGCGACGTGGCCGCCAAGGACGCCTCCGGCTACCTGACCTTCGCGTCACGAGATGACGACGTCATCCTGATGGCGGGCTACCGCATCGGCCCGTTCGACGTGGAAAGCGTTCTGCAGCAACATCCCGCGGTGGCCGAATGCGCCGTGATCGGGGTCCCGGACGAACTGCGCGGCGAAGTGGTCGTGGCCTACGTGGTGGCGCGCGACGGCGTTTCCGCCGATTCCGCCCTGGTTTCCGAACTGCAGCAGTTGGTGAAGACCCGGTTCGCCGCGCACGCCTACCCGCGTGAGGTGCGCTTCGTGCCGGAGCTGCCCAAGACACCGAGCGGGAAGATCCAGCGATTCCTCCTGCGGAAGCGGCACTCAAACGCGGAACTCGCGTGA
- the folE gene encoding GTP cyclohydrolase I FolE has translation MSTPALRVVHETGPGPDLAAAEAAAADLLTALGISLDSESLRGTPGRMARAYAELFTPRPFDLTTFPNDEGYDELVLARGIPVRSVCEHHLLPFVGVAHVGYLPGDRILGLSKLARIVEHFACRPQVQERLTKQVADWLEEQLEPRGVGVVIEAEHSCMTLRGVQAVGSSTVTSTLLGTLREDARSRQEFFALTGING, from the coding sequence ATGTCCACTCCCGCCTTGCGCGTCGTGCACGAAACCGGGCCGGGGCCGGACCTGGCGGCCGCCGAGGCCGCGGCCGCCGATCTCCTCACCGCACTGGGCATCTCACTGGACTCCGAGAGCCTCCGCGGCACGCCGGGCCGGATGGCGCGCGCGTACGCCGAACTCTTCACCCCTCGCCCGTTCGACCTCACGACCTTCCCCAACGACGAGGGCTACGACGAACTCGTCCTCGCCAGGGGAATCCCGGTCCGGTCCGTCTGCGAGCACCACCTGCTGCCGTTCGTCGGCGTCGCGCACGTGGGTTACCTGCCCGGCGACCGGATCCTCGGCCTGTCCAAACTGGCGAGGATCGTCGAGCATTTCGCCTGCCGTCCGCAGGTTCAGGAGCGCCTGACGAAGCAGGTCGCCGACTGGCTCGAAGAGCAGCTCGAACCCCGTGGCGTCGGCGTGGTGATCGAAGCGGAGCACTCGTGCATGACGTTGCGCGGCGTGCAGGCCGTCGGGTCGAGCACCGTCACCTCCACCCTGCTCGGCACGCTTCGCGAAGACGCCCGCTCGCGGCAGGAATTCTTCGCCCTCACCGGCATCAACGGCTGA
- a CDS encoding P-loop NTPase fold protein — MVLVRDVNPSILLMNKAPGTKPGPYLPRDIDQQLIAALTSDSRFTLVVHEVYSGARRSALQALTVTYPGMELIVEPEIDDLMSDRYHGPATLWLDQKLPQTLGRAPVAVTKWLEIDHRRRVLGLIDASQYDHPELRAAIDQLAPTVLRIGPDLSTRERMRAEEMFPGMGPIRTIDEIAAASNPAASEHADPDPFAAHVADYRPDTDDGVDRLGIGTDVRMLADLVVSRMITPPLSIGLFGSWGSGKSFFMRQMQLRVRELADSARTAETEAGAHGKSVSSYCSSVRQISFNAWHYSEANLLASLATHIFDNLAASGAENDLQRQADLLAERRKTEKTLLGRLSAVRLERRTLTAQQKQAKRRRRKPREYVLAVFDSLTEADKAWIASRIGVDQPTAEDLERLAQETGGVRSDVAEFWRRLRQDPVPLLILIGGLVTVLVVTLLVGRSQVSGVLGGLTLVSSALTVVLRMRASADRIHQALDKLGGPSEEDEETERRLAELDAESDRLEKAVTELAPGLDLVAFAESRVSDYVEHLGVVSLLRKDLETFATMLAEVPHGSGKIERTVLYIDDLDRCPPKVVVQVLEAIHLLLALPVFVVVVGVDSRWLKKAVEQHYEEMLGDDPETFAESYLEKIFQVPFTLSPMDDPGFAGLVRGLADTEVQDSTPAPAPAGTDQATGDRSPVAIGFRPRAEAPRPSSEQSTIDVRPPRLVISAQELDFLPTLAPLVRSPRAAKRLLNLYRLLRARFAGEALAEFLSGGDREAPFRAVLVLLAVHVGHPDAVRWFASIEGTDPDDKAVEIVSSMNDHELRPKLERGLSGEAWPLLAGSYQRWLPLVNRFSFARDRSMSGPR, encoded by the coding sequence ATGGTGCTGGTACGCGATGTCAATCCGTCGATCCTGCTGATGAACAAGGCGCCGGGCACGAAGCCTGGCCCTTACCTGCCACGGGACATCGACCAGCAGCTCATCGCGGCGCTCACGTCCGACAGCCGGTTCACCCTCGTCGTCCACGAGGTCTACTCGGGTGCGAGGCGATCGGCTTTGCAGGCCCTGACCGTGACGTACCCCGGAATGGAACTGATCGTCGAGCCGGAGATCGACGACCTCATGTCGGACCGGTACCACGGACCGGCGACGCTCTGGCTCGACCAGAAACTGCCCCAGACCCTCGGACGCGCCCCCGTCGCGGTGACCAAATGGCTGGAGATCGATCACCGGCGCCGGGTGCTGGGCCTCATCGACGCGAGCCAGTACGACCACCCGGAACTCCGCGCGGCGATCGATCAGCTCGCGCCGACGGTCCTCCGTATCGGACCTGACCTCTCCACCCGGGAACGAATGCGGGCCGAGGAGATGTTCCCCGGGATGGGCCCCATCCGCACGATCGACGAGATCGCCGCCGCGTCCAATCCCGCCGCGTCCGAGCACGCCGATCCGGATCCGTTCGCCGCCCACGTCGCCGATTACCGGCCCGACACCGACGACGGCGTCGACCGCCTCGGCATCGGCACCGACGTGCGCATGCTCGCCGACCTGGTGGTCTCACGCATGATCACCCCTCCCCTGTCCATCGGCCTGTTCGGCAGCTGGGGTTCGGGCAAGAGCTTCTTCATGCGGCAGATGCAGCTGCGCGTCCGCGAGCTCGCCGATTCCGCGCGGACGGCCGAAACCGAGGCGGGCGCGCACGGGAAGTCCGTGTCCTCCTACTGTTCGAGTGTCCGCCAGATCAGTTTCAACGCCTGGCATTACAGCGAGGCGAACCTCCTCGCCAGCCTCGCCACGCATATCTTCGACAACCTCGCCGCGAGCGGCGCCGAGAACGATCTTCAGCGCCAGGCCGACCTGCTCGCCGAACGCCGCAAGACCGAGAAGACCCTGCTCGGCAGGCTCAGCGCGGTCCGCCTCGAACGCAGAACCCTGACGGCCCAGCAGAAACAAGCGAAACGAAGGCGACGGAAGCCGCGCGAATACGTCCTCGCGGTGTTCGACAGCCTCACCGAGGCGGACAAGGCGTGGATCGCGTCCAGGATCGGCGTCGACCAGCCGACCGCCGAGGATCTCGAACGCCTCGCGCAGGAGACCGGCGGGGTGCGTTCGGACGTCGCCGAATTCTGGCGACGCCTGCGGCAGGATCCGGTTCCGCTCCTGATCCTGATCGGTGGGCTGGTGACGGTCCTGGTGGTCACCTTGCTCGTCGGCCGGTCACAGGTCTCCGGCGTGCTCGGCGGGCTCACGCTGGTGAGTTCCGCGCTGACCGTCGTCCTGCGGATGCGCGCCAGCGCGGACCGGATCCACCAGGCGCTCGACAAACTCGGCGGTCCGTCCGAAGAGGACGAAGAAACCGAGCGGCGCCTGGCCGAACTGGACGCGGAATCCGACCGGCTCGAAAAGGCGGTCACCGAACTCGCGCCGGGGCTGGACCTCGTGGCGTTCGCCGAGTCCCGGGTCTCGGACTACGTCGAGCATCTGGGCGTGGTCTCCTTGCTGCGCAAGGATCTCGAAACGTTCGCGACGATGCTCGCGGAGGTCCCGCACGGTTCCGGCAAGATCGAACGGACCGTTCTCTACATCGACGACCTCGACCGCTGCCCGCCCAAGGTCGTCGTCCAGGTCCTCGAAGCCATCCATCTCCTGCTGGCCCTGCCCGTGTTCGTCGTCGTGGTGGGTGTCGACTCCCGATGGCTCAAGAAGGCCGTCGAGCAGCACTACGAGGAGATGCTCGGCGACGACCCGGAAACCTTCGCCGAGAGTTACCTCGAAAAGATCTTCCAGGTGCCGTTCACGTTGTCCCCCATGGACGATCCAGGGTTCGCGGGGCTCGTGCGCGGGCTCGCCGACACCGAGGTCCAGGACTCCACCCCTGCGCCCGCACCCGCCGGAACGGATCAGGCCACCGGTGACCGCTCTCCGGTCGCGATCGGTTTTCGTCCTCGCGCGGAAGCACCGCGACCGTCGTCCGAACAGTCCACAATAGACGTCCGCCCTCCTCGCTTGGTGATCTCGGCGCAGGAACTGGACTTCCTGCCGACGCTGGCCCCGCTCGTCCGGTCCCCTCGGGCCGCGAAACGGCTCCTGAACCTGTATCGCCTGCTGCGGGCACGGTTCGCCGGAGAAGCCCTCGCGGAGTTCCTCTCCGGCGGTGACCGTGAGGCGCCGTTCCGCGCGGTGCTGGTGCTGCTCGCGGTCCACGTCGGACATCCGGACGCCGTCCGGTGGTTCGCCTCCATCGAGGGGACCGACCCCGACGACAAGGCCGTCGAGATCGTGTCCTCGATGAACGACCACGAACTGCGGCCGAAGCTCGAACGCGGCCTGTCCGGCGAAGCGTGGCCACTGCTGGCCGGGTCCTATCAGCGCTGGCTGCCGTTGGTGAACCGGTTCTCGTTCGCCCGCGACCGCTCGATGTCGGGCCCGCGGTAG
- a CDS encoding helix-turn-helix domain-containing protein gives MPVDDAQLLGAVSDLRRDTGLPVGFAGIAGTSPRMRLTAFLGNRGTALNGLSVRAGCGLGGKALALTRPVVANDYHRATTISHDYDEPVRDEGIHSVVAIPVVVRRRVRAVLYGGLRDEATLSDRTITAALHAARDLEQTLAVEDEIEQRLAEARPLAEHHEEAAPRERLREVYAELRALSGQLDDSVLRDRLDAVCENLTGAVSPALRLAPRELDTVSLVALGLTNAEIAHRLGLTAETVKSYLRDAMRKLDATSRLQAVTHARRAGLLP, from the coding sequence ATGCCGGTCGACGACGCCCAGCTGCTCGGCGCGGTCTCGGACCTGCGCCGGGACACCGGCCTGCCGGTCGGTTTCGCCGGGATCGCCGGCACCTCACCGCGGATGCGGCTGACCGCGTTCCTCGGCAACCGGGGCACCGCGCTGAACGGCCTGTCCGTCCGCGCGGGCTGCGGCCTCGGCGGCAAGGCGCTCGCGCTGACCCGGCCGGTGGTCGCCAACGACTACCACCGCGCCACCACGATCAGTCACGACTACGACGAGCCGGTCCGCGACGAGGGGATCCACTCGGTGGTCGCCATCCCGGTGGTCGTGCGCCGTCGCGTCCGCGCCGTGCTCTACGGCGGCCTGCGCGACGAGGCGACCCTTTCCGACCGGACGATCACCGCCGCCCTGCACGCCGCGCGCGATCTCGAACAGACGTTGGCCGTCGAGGACGAGATCGAACAACGGCTGGCCGAGGCACGACCGCTGGCCGAACACCACGAGGAGGCCGCACCGCGGGAACGCCTTCGCGAGGTCTACGCGGAGTTACGGGCGCTCTCCGGCCAGCTCGACGACAGCGTTCTCCGCGACCGCCTCGACGCGGTGTGCGAGAACCTCACCGGCGCCGTTTCCCCCGCGCTACGCCTGGCGCCGCGGGAGCTCGACACGGTCTCGCTCGTCGCGCTCGGGCTGACGAACGCCGAGATCGCGCACCGGCTGGGCCTGACCGCGGAGACGGTCAAGAGCTACCTTCGGGACGCGATGCGCAAACTCGACGCGACCTCGCGGCTGCAGGCCGTCACGCACGCGCGGCGTGCCGGACTGCTCCCCTGA
- a CDS encoding flavin reductase family protein: MTVSTTAAEAAHTRIEPGILYFGTPVVLLSTVDQAGTVNLAPMSSAFWLGWRGMLGLGAKSKTAQNLMRNRECVLNLPSDALAAAVDRLALTTGSDPVPSRKYERGYRHEPDKFARAGLTPVASETVRPPRVAECPVTMEAVVEAVHPLAEDDPKQRGGVLVFEVRVQRVHVHDDVRMPGTEDRIDPDRWRPLIMSFQKLYGLGPQVHPSTLAKIPERLYRGPDIERSRANENRFTNGSQR; encoded by the coding sequence GTGACAGTTTCCACGACGGCGGCCGAGGCCGCGCACACCCGTATCGAGCCCGGAATCCTCTACTTCGGCACCCCGGTGGTGCTCCTCTCGACGGTCGACCAGGCGGGCACCGTGAACCTGGCCCCGATGTCGTCGGCGTTCTGGCTCGGCTGGCGGGGCATGCTCGGGCTGGGCGCGAAATCCAAGACCGCGCAGAATCTCATGCGCAACCGTGAATGTGTTCTGAATCTCCCTTCCGACGCGCTGGCGGCCGCCGTCGACCGGCTGGCGCTGACCACCGGATCGGATCCGGTCCCGTCCCGCAAGTACGAACGCGGCTACCGGCACGAACCGGACAAGTTCGCCCGCGCCGGGCTCACCCCGGTCGCCTCGGAGACGGTCCGGCCGCCCCGTGTCGCGGAATGCCCGGTGACGATGGAGGCCGTCGTCGAGGCCGTCCATCCCCTCGCCGAAGACGATCCGAAACAACGCGGCGGCGTGCTCGTGTTCGAGGTGCGCGTCCAGCGCGTCCACGTCCACGACGACGTGCGGATGCCGGGTACCGAAGACCGGATCGACCCCGACCGGTGGCGGCCGCTGATCATGAGCTTCCAGAAGCTCTACGGCCTCGGCCCGCAGGTCCATCCGTCGACGCTGGCGAAGATCCCGGAGCGGCTCTACCGCGGGCCCGACATCGAGCGGTCGCGGGCGAACGAGAACCGGTTCACCAACGGCAGCCAGCGCTGA
- a CDS encoding AMP-binding protein yields MRDDVVQASSILGHSPGQVWEVIGDPESYSRFVAEISWCEIQRPAERGRGPKCLVRLEPRPGTLVVGEIEARVWRPGEHVVWCGVENDGIWVSVELRQAPDGGTELLAQLMLPAPHSPLVSAASFKRTVRAAARRIDLHLSGRAASPQDEPAHTKATTLHTASTLIKAGVLAAARPDKIARQLTSLSQWGATVAGGYSANAARVPEEVALHDERNVRTFKQTADRSNQLANSLAARGVRARDRIALLCRNHATMVESLIACSKLGVDAILLNTGLSAGAVADVIGLHKPVAVLADDEFSRIIADIPGDFLRLSTWPETENGYPTIDQFIAGVPATKLKPVDRIGRLVVLTSGTTGTPKGARRPTPKGLSTSAAMLDRIPLHSGDRFVVAAPLFHSWGLAGMQIGMAVRASLSLIRRFDAEEILRTIAEHRCGVLFAVPIMLQRILDLPERIRSRYDLSSLRIVASSGSALPGTIVTEFMDTFGDVLYNFYGSTEVSWASIATPEDLRAAPTTAGRCPPGTRVAILDDDHKRVPPGWEGQIFVGNDMLFEGYTDGASVPRAENLMATGDVGYQDAAGRLFVTGRADEMIVSGGENVSPRPVEEAIVALPGVHEAAVIGVPDREFGQRFAAYIVPKRGARMSADDVRAYIHHRLARFAVPRDVYFVEELPRNATGKVLKRLLRDETWPIEQ; encoded by the coding sequence ATGCGAGACGATGTGGTCCAGGCGAGCTCGATTCTCGGGCATTCCCCCGGCCAGGTTTGGGAAGTGATCGGCGATCCCGAGTCCTACTCGAGGTTCGTCGCGGAGATCAGCTGGTGCGAGATCCAGCGTCCCGCCGAACGCGGACGCGGCCCGAAATGCCTTGTCCGGCTGGAACCGCGGCCGGGAACGCTCGTCGTCGGCGAGATCGAGGCGCGGGTCTGGCGGCCGGGCGAGCACGTCGTGTGGTGCGGCGTCGAGAACGACGGCATCTGGGTCTCGGTCGAGCTGCGGCAGGCCCCCGACGGTGGCACGGAACTCCTCGCGCAGCTGATGCTTCCGGCGCCGCACTCCCCTCTCGTGTCCGCCGCGTCCTTCAAACGCACCGTCCGCGCGGCGGCCCGGCGGATCGATCTGCACCTTTCGGGCCGGGCGGCGTCACCTCAGGACGAACCGGCGCACACCAAGGCCACCACGCTGCACACGGCGAGCACGCTGATCAAGGCAGGAGTGCTCGCGGCCGCGCGCCCGGACAAGATCGCGCGGCAGCTCACGTCGCTTTCGCAATGGGGCGCCACCGTCGCCGGCGGCTACTCGGCCAACGCCGCGCGGGTCCCCGAAGAAGTCGCGCTGCACGACGAACGCAACGTCCGGACGTTCAAGCAGACGGCCGATCGCAGCAATCAGCTCGCGAACTCGCTGGCGGCCCGCGGCGTCCGCGCCCGTGACCGGATCGCCTTGCTGTGCCGCAATCACGCGACGATGGTCGAGTCGCTGATCGCGTGCAGCAAACTCGGCGTGGACGCGATCCTGCTCAACACCGGCCTGTCCGCCGGCGCGGTCGCGGACGTGATCGGGCTGCACAAACCGGTCGCGGTGCTCGCCGACGACGAGTTCTCGCGGATCATCGCCGACATCCCCGGCGATTTCCTCCGGCTGTCCACCTGGCCGGAGACCGAGAACGGCTACCCGACGATCGACCAGTTCATCGCCGGGGTGCCCGCCACCAAACTCAAACCCGTGGACCGGATCGGCAGGCTCGTCGTCCTCACCTCGGGCACCACGGGAACCCCGAAAGGCGCACGACGGCCGACGCCGAAGGGACTGTCGACGTCGGCCGCCATGCTCGACCGCATTCCGCTGCACTCCGGGGACCGCTTCGTCGTGGCCGCACCGCTGTTCCACAGCTGGGGGCTCGCCGGGATGCAGATCGGGATGGCCGTGCGGGCTTCGCTGTCGCTGATCCGCCGGTTCGACGCCGAAGAGATCCTGCGGACCATCGCCGAACATCGGTGCGGTGTGCTGTTCGCCGTCCCCATCATGTTGCAGCGCATCCTCGACCTGCCCGAACGGATCCGCAGCCGCTACGACCTCTCGTCGCTGCGGATCGTCGCCAGCAGCGGATCCGCGCTGCCGGGCACGATCGTCACCGAGTTCATGGACACCTTCGGCGATGTGCTCTACAACTTCTACGGCTCCACAGAGGTTTCGTGGGCCAGCATCGCCACGCCGGAGGACTTGCGCGCGGCGCCGACCACCGCCGGCCGCTGCCCGCCCGGTACCCGTGTCGCCATCCTCGACGACGACCACAAGCGGGTCCCACCGGGCTGGGAGGGACAGATCTTCGTCGGCAACGACATGCTGTTCGAGGGCTACACCGACGGAGCCAGCGTGCCCCGCGCGGAGAACCTGATGGCGACCGGCGACGTCGGTTATCAGGACGCCGCCGGCCGCCTCTTCGTCACCGGCCGGGCGGACGAGATGATCGTGTCCGGTGGGGAGAACGTGTCCCCGCGCCCGGTCGAGGAGGCCATCGTCGCCCTGCCCGGCGTCCACGAGGCCGCCGTGATCGGCGTGCCGGATCGCGAGTTCGGGCAACGGTTCGCGGCGTACATCGTCCCGAAACGCGGCGCGCGGATGAGCGCGGACGACGTCCGCGCCTACATCCACCACCGGCTGGCCCGCTTCGCGGTCCCGCGGGACGTGTACTTCGTCGAGGAGCTGCCCCGGAACGCGACCGGGAAGGTACTCAAACGGTTACTACGGGACGAAACCTGGCCGATCGAGCAGTGA
- a CDS encoding MFS transporter, which translates to MTGERLDGRYAKLWAASTTSALGSGLATVAAPLLIASRTDEPLVVSGGFAVAWLPWLLFSLPGGVLVDRVDRRKLMITLDWIRVPAVALLAVAITAGNVGIALLYAVLFVINASEVVFRTASGAMLPAIVPKALLERANGRLYAGTTLAHGMLSGPLSGFLFGVAASIPFYVNAGTYAVSALLLGLIAGAYRSRPGDEPGEPVVRRSMRAEVAEGFRWLAGQRLLRTMVGLIGMLNLTLVAATSVLVLLAKERLQLGSVGYGLLFTCMAVGGLLGSVTGDRLIAWCTPTWTLRIGLLIEAATHLVLATSTNAPVVGVTLFLFGVHGALWGIVASSLRQRLTPPDMLGRVGSTSLFIIAGGNCVGALLGGAVASKFGLTTPYWAGFVVAVLVSALTWRVFDRAVVSAAYAEEPAVSR; encoded by the coding sequence ATGACGGGGGAGCGGCTCGACGGCAGGTACGCGAAGCTCTGGGCGGCGAGTACGACGTCCGCGCTGGGCAGTGGTCTCGCGACGGTGGCGGCACCGTTGCTGATCGCGTCCCGCACCGACGAACCGCTCGTGGTCTCGGGCGGATTCGCGGTGGCGTGGTTGCCCTGGCTGCTCTTCTCGCTGCCGGGCGGGGTGCTGGTCGACAGGGTGGACCGGCGGAAGCTGATGATCACCCTGGACTGGATCCGCGTACCCGCCGTCGCGCTGCTGGCCGTCGCGATCACGGCGGGAAACGTCGGCATCGCCCTGCTCTACGCCGTCCTTTTCGTGATCAACGCGAGCGAGGTCGTGTTCCGGACGGCGAGCGGGGCGATGCTGCCCGCGATCGTCCCGAAGGCCTTGCTGGAGCGGGCGAACGGGCGGCTGTACGCGGGGACGACGCTGGCCCACGGCATGCTTTCCGGTCCACTGAGCGGATTCCTGTTCGGCGTCGCGGCGAGTATCCCGTTCTACGTCAACGCCGGCACGTACGCGGTCAGCGCCCTGCTGCTCGGGCTCATCGCCGGTGCCTATCGTTCACGGCCCGGCGACGAACCCGGCGAGCCCGTGGTGCGTCGCTCGATGCGGGCGGAGGTGGCCGAGGGATTCCGGTGGCTGGCCGGTCAGCGTCTGCTGCGGACCATGGTCGGGCTGATCGGCATGCTGAACCTGACGCTGGTCGCGGCCACGTCCGTGCTGGTGTTGCTGGCGAAAGAGCGGCTCCAGCTGGGTTCCGTCGGCTACGGCCTGCTGTTCACCTGCATGGCGGTGGGCGGGCTGCTCGGCTCGGTCACCGGCGACCGGCTGATCGCGTGGTGCACACCGACCTGGACGTTGCGGATCGGTTTGCTGATCGAAGCCGCGACCCATCTGGTGCTGGCGACGAGCACGAACGCGCCGGTCGTCGGGGTGACCTTGTTCCTGTTCGGGGTGCACGGCGCGCTGTGGGGCATCGTCGCCAGCTCCCTGCGTCAGCGGCTCACCCCGCCGGACATGCTCGGCCGGGTCGGCAGCACCAGCCTGTTCATCATCGCGGGCGGCAACTGCGTCGGCGCGTTGCTCGGCGGCGCGGTGGCGTCGAAATTCGGGCTGACGACGCCGTACTGGGCCGGTTTCGTGGTGGCGGTGCTCGTTTCCGCGCTCACCTGGCGGGTGTTCGACCGTGCGGTCGTCTCCGCGGCCTACGCGGAAGAACCCGCGGTCAGCCGTTGA